In Fretibacterium sp. OH1220_COT-178, the genomic window CTGGGCAGGATGAACTCGACGTCCCCGTGCGGGCGCGGGATCACGTGTACCGAGACCAGCTCGCCGACCTTACCGGCCGCCGCAGCCCCCGCATCCGTGGCCGCCTTCACGGCTCCGACATCGCCGCGAACCATCACGGTCACCAGACCGCCGCCCACGTGCACCTTGCCGATCAGGACCACGTTCGCCGCCTTCAC contains:
- a CDS encoding BMC domain-containing protein; the encoded protein is VKAANVVLIGKVHVGGGLVTVMVRGDVGAVKAATDAGAAAAGKVGELVSVHVIPRPHGDVEFILPRLEG